In one window of Primulina tabacum isolate GXHZ01 chromosome 8, ASM2559414v2, whole genome shotgun sequence DNA:
- the LOC142554216 gene encoding monooxygenase 2-like: protein MEAVESVVIVGAGIAGLATALGLHKLGIRSLVLESADSLRTTGYYLGIWPNAWKAIDALGGIGQILRAKNIKLTGIMTSSLISGDITADIPINTAGLKGDSYLVNRKTLLETLENELPRGTIKYSSKVVHIEDSDCHKSLHLADGTILKAKVLIGSDGVNSVVAKYLGLSKASYPGRSAVRSFVEYKNGHGFEPKVMMFFGKGVRFGVIPCDEHKVYWFYTFRPPQDKKLVEDPINLKQYILSTLGKAPDKIRNVFEQTDATNLERSPIRFRHPWNLFWGNISKGNVCVAGDALHPMTPDLAQGGCSALEDSVVLARVLAAALREESQENEQRKIQKGLENYAKERRWRSIDLVWSAYMSGSVQMWDGVVLTFIRDHILAKFLSGFFLKKPAFDCGNLLSSSSYEI, encoded by the exons ATGGAAGCTGTGGAGAGTGTAGTGATTGTTGGCGCTGGAATTGCTGGCCTAGCAACAGCCTTGGGCCTTCACAA GTTGGGAATCCGGAGTTTGGTGTTGGAATCAGCAGACTCGTTGAGAACGACAGGATACTATCTTGGAATATGGCCTAATGCTTGGAAGGCAATAGATGCACTTGGTGGCATTGGACAGATCCTTCGTGCAAAAAACATAAAGCTTACTGG CATCATGACTTCATCTCTAATTTCTGGTGATATCACTGCAGACATACCTATTAATACAGCGGGCTTGAA GGGTGACTCGTACTTGGTAAATAGAAAGACGCTGCTAGAAACACTGGAAAATGAACTTCCTAGGGGAACAATCAAGTATTCCTCCAAAGTGGTTCACATTGAAGATTCAGATTGCCACAAGTCTTTACATCTAGCTGATGGAACCATTCTAAAAGCCAAG GTGTTGATTGGGAGTGATGGAGTGAATTCTGTGGTGGCAAAATATCTAGGCCTAAGTAAAGCTTCTTATCCAGGCCGGTCAGCGGTTAGGAGCTTCGTAGAATATAAGAACGGTCATGGATTTGAACCTAAGGTTATGATGTTCTTCGGAAAGGGTGTTAGATTTGGTGTCATACCATGTGATGAGCACAAAGTTTACTGGTTTTACACCTTTCGTCCCCCTCAAG ACAAAAAACTAGTTGAAGATCCAATCAATCTGAAACAGTATATCCTCAGCACTCTTGGAAAAGCTCCTGATAAGATCAGAAATGTCTTCGAACAAACCGATGCAACAAATCTGGAACGCTCCCCCATAAGATTTAGGCATCCTTGGAATCTGTTCTGGGGAAACATAAGCAAAGGAAATGTTTGTGTTGCCGGCGATGCACTTCATCCTATGACACCTGATTTAGCCCAAGGGGGTTGTTCGGCACTTGAAGACAGTGTCGTTTTGGCCAGGGTTCTAGCCGCTGCCTTGCGAGAAGAATCACAAGAGAACGAGCAGCGAAAAATCCAAAAAGGTTTGGAAAATTATGCCAAGGAGAGGAGATGGAGAAGCATTGATCTTGTTTGGTCAGCATATATGTCAGGTTCAGTACAGATGTGGGATGGGGTTGTGTTGACTTTTATCAGAGACCATATATTAGCCAAGTTCTTGAGTGGCTTTTTCCTTAAGAAGCCTGCGTTTGATTGTGGCAACTTACTTAGCAGCAGCAGCTACGAAATTTGA
- the LOC142554218 gene encoding monooxygenase 2-like has product MVICRGNSGLYMVNRKTLLETLENELPGGTIKNSSKVDDIQDSDFQKSLHLADGTILKSKALIGCDGVNSVAAEYLGLSKASSAGRSTVRSFVKFKNGHGLEPNAMLFFGKDVRFGVIPCDDHNIFWFFSFRPPQDK; this is encoded by the exons ATGGTAATATGCAGGGGTAATTCGGGCTTGTACATGGTAAATAGAAAGACGCTGCTAGAAACACTGGAAAATGAACTTCCTGGGGGAACAATCAAGAATTCCTCCAAAGTAGATGACATTCAAGATTCTGATTTCCAAAAGTCTTTACATCTAGCTGATGGAACCATTCTAAAATCCAAG GCGTTGATTGGGTGTGATGGAGTGAACTCAGTTGCGGCAGAATATCTAGGCCTAAGTAAAGCTTCTTCTGCAGGCCGATCAACGGTTAGGAGCTTCGTGAAATTTAAGAACGGTCATGGATTGGAACCTAATGCTATGCTATTCTTCGGAAAGGATGTCAGATTTGGTGTCATACCATGTGATGATCACAACATTTTCTGGTTTTTCTCCTTTCGTCCACCTCAAG ACAAATAA
- the LOC142554219 gene encoding uncharacterized protein LOC142554219 isoform X3 — protein MHRRYKEKKEEGAVADPERDQRTVFAYQISLKASERDVYDFFSRAGKVRDVQLILDRNSRRSKGFGYIEFYDVMSVPMAIALCGQPLLGQPVMVKPSEAEKNLVQSTSVTSGESGLGTYSGGARRLYVGNLPVTIKEDQLRQVFEPFGAVELLQMPTDLGTGNCKGYAFIQFARIEDANAAQNLNGELEIAGRVIKVSAVTEQSGIQNAGPNVTDLDDDDGSGLSLNAQSRALLMQKLDRTGTVSSPGLSLPLAPLGSSSAHGPSGLAAAVLSIPAVTGPSIDAVGVPSECLLLKNMFDTHSKAETNFDLDVKEDVQDECSKFGKLKHIYVDKNSAGCVFLRFENTPSSTAAQRALHGRWFAGKMITASFMVPHDYEAKFPDNS, from the exons AAGATACAAGGAGAAAAAAGAGGAAGGGGCAGTAGCTGATCCTGAACGAGATCAAAGAACGGTTTTTGCTTATCAG ATCTCTTTGAAGGCAAGTGAAAGAGACGTCTATGATTTCTTCTCTAGGGCTGGCAAG GTCAGAGATGTACAGCTAATATTGGATCGCAATTCCAGACGCTCCAAAGGATTTGG ATACATCGAATTTTATGATGTCATGTCAGTTCCCATGGCTATAGCTCTCTGTGGCCAGCCTCTTCTTGGCCAGCCAGTGATGGTTAAACCATCAGAGGCTGAAAAGAATCTTGTTCAATCTACTTCCGTTACTTCTGGTGAAAGTGGACTTGGTACATATTCAGGTGGAGCTAGAAGGCTGTATGTTGGCAATCTGCCAGTCACTATCAAAGAAGATCAGCTTCGCCAG GTGTTTGAACCTTTTGGAGCTGTGGAACTGTTGCAGATGCCCACTGACTTAGGGACTGGGAATTGCAAGGGTTATGCATTTATACAG TTTGCACGTATAGAAGATGCAAATGCTGCTCAAAATCTAAACGGGGAACTGGAGATTGCAGGTCGAGTAATCAAG GTTTCTGCTGTCACGGAACAATCTGGTATCCAAAACGCTGGGCCAAATGTTACTGAtcttgatgatgatgatggcaGTGGCTTG TCCTTAAATGCACAGTCTCGAGCGCTTCTCATGCAGAAATTGGACCGCACCGGAACTGTATCAAG CCCTGGCCTTTCCTTACCATTGGCACCACTCGGATCATCTTCTGCTCATGGGCCTTCTGGTTTGGCTGCTGCAGTTCTTTCTATTCCTGCTGTTACAGGTCCATCTATAGATGCTGTTGGTGTTCCCAGTGAATGTCTGTTGCTGAAGAACATGTTTGACACACACTCTAAG GCTGAGACAAACTTTGATCTGGATGTAAAGGAAGACGTGCAGGATGAATGTTCAAAGTTTGGAAAATTAAAGCATATTTATGTAGACAA GAATTCTGCTGGGTGTGTATTCCTGAGGTTTGAAAATACTCCATCTTCAACTGCTGCACAACGAGCACTCCACGGTAGATGGTTTGCTGGAAAGATGATCACTGCCTCATTTATG GTTCCCCATGATTACGAGGCTAAATTTCCTGATAACAGCTAG
- the LOC142554219 gene encoding uncharacterized protein LOC142554219 isoform X4, producing MSVPMAIALCGQPLLGQPVMVKPSEAEKNLVQSTSVTSGESGLGTYSGGARRLYVGNLPVTIKEDQLRQVFEPFGAVELLQMPTDLGTGNCKGYAFIQFARIEDANAAQNLNGELEIAGRVIKVSAVTEQSGIQNAGPNVTDLDDDDGSGLSLNAQSRALLMQKLDRTGTVSSPGLSLPLAPLGSSSAHGPSGLAAAVLSIPAVTGPSIDAVGVPSECLLLKNMFDTHSKAETNFDLDVKEDVQDECSKFGKLKHIYVDKNSAGCVFLRFENTPSSTAAQRALHGRWFAGKMITASFMVPHDYEAKFPDNS from the exons ATGTCAGTTCCCATGGCTATAGCTCTCTGTGGCCAGCCTCTTCTTGGCCAGCCAGTGATGGTTAAACCATCAGAGGCTGAAAAGAATCTTGTTCAATCTACTTCCGTTACTTCTGGTGAAAGTGGACTTGGTACATATTCAGGTGGAGCTAGAAGGCTGTATGTTGGCAATCTGCCAGTCACTATCAAAGAAGATCAGCTTCGCCAG GTGTTTGAACCTTTTGGAGCTGTGGAACTGTTGCAGATGCCCACTGACTTAGGGACTGGGAATTGCAAGGGTTATGCATTTATACAG TTTGCACGTATAGAAGATGCAAATGCTGCTCAAAATCTAAACGGGGAACTGGAGATTGCAGGTCGAGTAATCAAG GTTTCTGCTGTCACGGAACAATCTGGTATCCAAAACGCTGGGCCAAATGTTACTGAtcttgatgatgatgatggcaGTGGCTTG TCCTTAAATGCACAGTCTCGAGCGCTTCTCATGCAGAAATTGGACCGCACCGGAACTGTATCAAG CCCTGGCCTTTCCTTACCATTGGCACCACTCGGATCATCTTCTGCTCATGGGCCTTCTGGTTTGGCTGCTGCAGTTCTTTCTATTCCTGCTGTTACAGGTCCATCTATAGATGCTGTTGGTGTTCCCAGTGAATGTCTGTTGCTGAAGAACATGTTTGACACACACTCTAAG GCTGAGACAAACTTTGATCTGGATGTAAAGGAAGACGTGCAGGATGAATGTTCAAAGTTTGGAAAATTAAAGCATATTTATGTAGACAA GAATTCTGCTGGGTGTGTATTCCTGAGGTTTGAAAATACTCCATCTTCAACTGCTGCACAACGAGCACTCCACGGTAGATGGTTTGCTGGAAAGATGATCACTGCCTCATTTATG GTTCCCCATGATTACGAGGCTAAATTTCCTGATAACAGCTAG